Genomic window (Chloroflexota bacterium):
AAGTGCGTCGCACCGAGGTCGCCAACACAAGACGGAGCCGAATCCCGGTCCTCGCGTTCGGTTGGCGCTGCGGGCCTGGCTATTTCCAGTCCCTCAGCATCTGAACCAGCAAGCGCACGCCGAAGCCGGTGCCGCCCTTGGGCTGGTAGGGCGCGTCCTTCTCGGTGGAGGCCGGCCCCGCGATGTCCAGGTGCGCCCAGGACATACCCTCGGCGAACTTCTCCAGGAACTTGGCGGCGGTGATGGACCCTGCCGGACGGCCACCGGTGTTCTTCACATCGGCCACGTCGCTCTTGATCTGCTCGGCATACTCGTCCCATAGGGGCATGCGCCAGACCTTCTCGTTGGTGGCCTTGGCCGCGGCCTCAATGCGGGCCGCCAGGGCGTCATCGTTGGAGAACAATCCAGCGACGAAGGTTCCCAGCGCCACGACGCACGAGCCGGTGAGCGTGGCCAAATCCACCACCCCAGCGGGCTGATACCGCTGGGCGTAGCCCAGGGCGTCGGCGAGGATGAGGCGGCCCTCGGCGTCGGTGCTGATGACCTCTATCGTCTTGCCGGTGATGGCTTTGAGCACATCGCCGGGCTTGTAGGCGGTGCCACTGGGCAGGTTCTCGGTGGCGGGCACGAGGCCGATGATGCGGCGGGGAATCTTCAGCGCGGCGGCGGCGCGCAGGGCGCCGAACACGGCGGCAGCGCCGGCCATGTCGCCCTTCATCTTCTCCATCCCGTCGCTGGGCTTGATGGAGATGCCGCCGCTGTCAAAGGTCAGCCCCTTGCCGATGAGGACGATGGGCGCGGCGTCGTCGCTGCGGCCGTTGTGCTCCAGGATGATGAAGCGCGGCTCCTGGGCGCTGCCCTGCGCCACGCCCAGCAACGCCCCCATGCCCAGGGTGCGCATCTCCGCCGGGCCCAGCGCCTGGAACTTCAGGCCGTAGGTCTTCGCCATGCGGCGCGCCTCGTCGGCGAGGATGGAAGGCGTGGCGTAGTTGGCGGGCTGGTTCACCAAGTCCCGTGCCCAGATCACCGCCTCCGCCACCTGCACGCCGGCCGCTGCCCCCTCCTTCGCCGCCTGGGCCGTCTCGTCGCCCATCACGACGATGGAGACCTTCTCCAATTCGCGCCCGTTCTCCGAATCCTTCTTCTCGGTCATGTGCTGGGTGAAGCGGTACTGCGACAGGATGGTTCCCTCGGCCAGGGCCTGTGCGGCCTGGGCGGCGTCCAGACCGGCAGCGCCCGCGCCGTGCAAGATGGTGGCGTATTGGGCGATGCCCAGCGCGTGCGCCTTCCGCGCCGCTGTGGCGGATACCTGCCGAACCTTGTCCAAGTCAAACTGCTCTTGCTTCCCAAGCCCGACAATGAGGACGCGCTTGGCGGGGATGGCCCCGCGCGTGTACAGCAGCGCGGTGTCGTTCAGTTTGCCCTTGAAATCCCCCGAGGCGATGAGGTCGGCGATCTGGCCGCCGAGCGCCTTGTCCACCGCGCCCGTGGCGCCCGACGGTTCGCTCACCCCCTCAAACAAGTTCACCACGATAAGTTCGGTCTGTTCCTCTTGGATCGCTCCACGCTTGACCTCAATGTTCACGGCGACCTCCTTACGTGAAATGGTAGTCTGGAATGCAGGGCGCGCTGGCGCCGATGTTCACGGAGCATGCGGGACAACCTAGCGGGCAATCTGCTCCAGCAGCGGCGGCCCAAAGATCAGCAGCCCAATAATAACCGACATGATGGATAACAGCAAAACCGCCCCGGCCGATGCGTCCTTGGCCAGTTTCGCCAGCGCGTGGTAGCCTGGATGCACCAAATCTACCAGCGCCTCCACCGCCGAGTTGAAGCACTCGGCCGCGAGGACTAACCCGATGGTCAGGACGAGGATGGCCCAGTCCAAAGGCGGCAGGCGAAGCACGATGGCCAGCGCAACCACCGCCAGGGCGATGGCCGCCTCTATGCGAGCGTTGCGCTGCGTTCGCCATACGGCCCAGAGGCCGGCAAAGGCATTTGCGAAACTGCGTGTCATGTTCGGGTTCTTCAATTCGCGGCCCTCACCCTTTCAGCATCTCCAAGATTGCATCCTGCCGTGCCCACATCTGGCGTTGCGCCGCTTCGGTGTGGTGGTCGTAGCCGAGCAGGTGCAGAATCCCGTGCACCAGCAGCAACCGGAGTTCAGTCTTGACAGGCACATTGCGTTCCTGGGCCTGGGCCTCGGCGCGTTCCAGCGAGATGACGATGTCGCCGAGGTAGGCCGGCTCGCCCGGCGCCAGGACGAAGGGCCCCGGCTTCTCCTCGCCGAAGGCCAGCACGTCAGTCGGCTCGTCCAGGCCCCGGAAGTCGCGGTTGAGCGCCTGGATGCTCTCGTCGTCGGTGATGACGACGGCCATGTCGGGCAATTCGGTCAGCCCCTCGGCGCGCATGATGGCCTCGGCCCATCTGCGGATCTCGGCCTTTTGCACCTTGCGGCGCAGCGCGGGCGCCACTTGTACGTCAACGGTCATTCTCGTTCCTGCCTTTCTGCTCTTGGCCGGGGTACCGGATGCGGGGGTGGAAGACGCCCTGCAACGTAGTGGTGAAGGCGTTCTGGATCTCGTTCAGGTCGCGGAGCGTGAGGTCGCTGTCGGCCAGTTGGCCGCTCTCCATCCGTTCCGCGATGATCTTGTGGACGATGGTCTCTATCTCCTCGGCCGTTGCGGGCCGCAGGCTCCGCACAGCCGCCTCACAGGCGTCGGCGAGCATGAGGATGGCCGTCTCCTTGCTGCGCGGCTTCGGCCCCGGGTACCGGAATCGCGCAGGGTCGGGGTTCGGATTGTCGGCGCCCGCCGATTCTCGGGCGCGCTCGTAGAAATACGTGGCCAGCATCGTCCCGTGATGCTCGGCGATGAAATCCACGATGCGCCTGGGCAAACCGTACTTCCTGGCGAGGTCTATCCCATCCTTGACGTGGCTCACGATGATGTGGGCGCTGGTCTCGGGGTCCAGGCGGTCGTGGATGTTCTGGCCGTCGGTCTGATTGTCCACGAAGAAGTAAGGCCGCAGGGTCTTGCCGATGTCGTGGTAGTACGCGCCGACGCGCGCCAGGATTGGGTTGGCGCCGACGCGCTCGGCCGCTTCCTCGGCCAGGTTGCTCACCAGGATGCTGTGATGGTACGTCCCCGGTGCTTTGAGCAGCAACTGGCGCATCAGGGGATGGGTGGGGCGCGCCAGGTCCACAAGTCGCAGGGTCGTCGGGATGTCCAGCAGGTTGCCCAGCGCCAGGTAGCCCAAGAGCGCGATCATGGAGGCCAGCCCGCCATTCAGAAGCCCCGCGCCGAAAAGCGTCGCCAGGCCAACCCAGTCGTACCGCTGCCCGGGCAGCCGGAAGGCCAGGATCGTCAGCCAGTTCGCCAGGGTCGCCAACATGCCGGCGAAGACGAACACGTTGAGGCGCTCCACGCGCTGGATGGCCAGAATGGCGACCACGGACCCCGCGAAGACGTACACAGCCAGTTCCAGATTTCCCCCGCCTATCGCCCCCACGAGCACGCTCAACAATACCGATGAGAAGAGCGCCGCCTGCGTGTCAAACAGCGTGCTGATGATGAGGCCCATGGCCGCGCCCGGGAACAGATACGGGAGCACGGTGTGTCCGGGCACCATCATGCGGGCGGTCGCCGTGAAGCCGAGGAACAGCACCGAGGTTGCCAGCAGGGAACTTTGCTCGTTCCACAGGTCGGGGGCGCGGACTGAAAGATAGATGCCCAGCAGGACGGTAATCAGGGCGGCCAGCAGCGCATTGCCCAGCACATCCTGCCACTTGATCTGCGGGCGCAAGAGGCCCAGCGCCTCCAGAATCTCCATAT
Coding sequences:
- a CDS encoding leucyl aminopeptidase translates to MNIEVKRGAIQEEQTELIVVNLFEGVSEPSGATGAVDKALGGQIADLIASGDFKGKLNDTALLYTRGAIPAKRVLIVGLGKQEQFDLDKVRQVSATAARKAHALGIAQYATILHGAGAAGLDAAQAAQALAEGTILSQYRFTQHMTEKKDSENGRELEKVSIVVMGDETAQAAKEGAAAGVQVAEAVIWARDLVNQPANYATPSILADEARRMAKTYGLKFQALGPAEMRTLGMGALLGVAQGSAQEPRFIILEHNGRSDDAAPIVLIGKGLTFDSGGISIKPSDGMEKMKGDMAGAAAVFGALRAAAALKIPRRIIGLVPATENLPSGTAYKPGDVLKAITGKTIEVISTDAEGRLILADALGYAQRYQPAGVVDLATLTGSCVVALGTFVAGLFSNDDALAARIEAAAKATNEKVWRMPLWDEYAEQIKSDVADVKNTGGRPAGSITAAKFLEKFAEGMSWAHLDIAGPASTEKDAPYQPKGGTGFGVRLLVQMLRDWK
- a CDS encoding diacylglycerol kinase family protein, whose protein sequence is MTRSFANAFAGLWAVWRTQRNARIEAAIALAVVALAIVLRLPPLDWAILVLTIGLVLAAECFNSAVEALVDLVHPGYHALAKLAKDASAGAVLLLSIMSVIIGLLIFGPPLLEQIAR
- the ybeY gene encoding rRNA maturation RNase YbeY → MTVDVQVAPALRRKVQKAEIRRWAEAIMRAEGLTELPDMAVVITDDESIQALNRDFRGLDEPTDVLAFGEEKPGPFVLAPGEPAYLGDIVISLERAEAQAQERNVPVKTELRLLLVHGILHLLGYDHHTEAAQRQMWARQDAILEMLKG
- a CDS encoding HDIG domain-containing protein, giving the protein MTTQATATETANGRSHSHRGTLVLRGVVWGAIFGILLSLLLIFELLPVGQVELQVGQVSPADIRAPRQITFVSQVLTEKARAQAEQAVRDVYDPPDPKIGRQQTLLLRQILDFIGSVRADPYASDAEKIRALTSISDLALSEDLANLILSFSDAEWETTQVEAERVLDSVMREAIRPSDVNEVRSRIPALVRLTLTETQTQAVVAFVQNLVKANSFLNARETQNARLQARENVEPVAMTVAQGQTIVREGDLVEPLDMEILEALGLLRPQIKWQDVLGNALLAALITVLLGIYLSVRAPDLWNEQSSLLATSVLFLGFTATARMMVPGHTVLPYLFPGAAMGLIISTLFDTQAALFSSVLLSVLVGAIGGGNLELAVYVFAGSVVAILAIQRVERLNVFVFAGMLATLANWLTILAFRLPGQRYDWVGLATLFGAGLLNGGLASMIALLGYLALGNLLDIPTTLRLVDLARPTHPLMRQLLLKAPGTYHHSILVSNLAEEAAERVGANPILARVGAYYHDIGKTLRPYFFVDNQTDGQNIHDRLDPETSAHIIVSHVKDGIDLARKYGLPRRIVDFIAEHHGTMLATYFYERARESAGADNPNPDPARFRYPGPKPRSKETAILMLADACEAAVRSLRPATAEEIETIVHKIIAERMESGQLADSDLTLRDLNEIQNAFTTTLQGVFHPRIRYPGQEQKGRNENDR